GCCCGGTGAAAAACTCAGTGCTTTCGCGTTTGGGGTGGCTGGTCTTTTCCATGCCCTTCCACCTCTACTTCGGTGTGTATCTGATGCAGCTTTCTACCGTCTTGGCCGGAGATTTTTATCAAAGCCTCGATTTGCCCTGGCAGATGGATCTCATGCAAGACCAAAACGTCGGCGGCGGCATTGCCTGGGCTTCTGGCGCCTTCCCGCTGCTGGTCGTGTTCGGTGCCCTGTTTTTGGAATGGCTGCGCGAAGATCGCCAGGAAGAACAAACCTATGAAGAGCATGTACGTGAAGAAGGCGAGGATGAGCTCGATGCCTATAACGCCATGTTGGCCAGCATGCATGAGGGCAAAACCGATGCCGTGAGCCAATATCACGAGCAGGAGTTTGGGCACAAGGATTCTTCCCAATAAAACTTGGCTGTGGATAACTTCGCGCCGGGCAATGGGTTGCAGGCCTAGTTATTCACAGCCTGGCGCTAGTACAGCGCGCATCGCTGGCATGGGGTTGGCGCAAGGGGTGATGATGTGGCTACCGAGGCAAATTCGGCCTCGGGCACCAGATGTTTAAGAGGGGAATTGTTCATGCACACCCAAACCACCATCATCGGCAATCTTGTCGATGACCCAACCTATGTCCGCTTTGATAACTCCGATGAAGACCCAGGCCACAAGGTTTCCATGCGCGTTGCTGCCAGCAGGCGTCGCTTGCGCCAGGTCAATGGCAAAGAGGAGTGGCAGGATGCCGATCAGCTTTTTATTAGCGTCGAATGCTGGGGCGAGCTTGCGCTCAATGTGAAGCGTTCTTTGCGCAAAGGCCACCCGGTGGTGTGCCTTGGCCACCTGATCACCCAGAGTTGGGGTGAGGGGGAGGGGCGTCGCTCAGCGATTGTCTTGCGGGCCAATCACGTCGCCTTTGAGCTCAGCCGCTACCTCGTGGGGTCTAAGCGCACCGATGCCCAGGAGCATGTGCCAGATAAGGATCTCACCTTCGCCGATGTTGCAGAGCCTGATCGGGTGATCGAATCGAACCGGAAGCAGGAATTGGCTGCGGCGCCGTTTTAGCTAGCTTTTCGACGTGCAAGGGTTTGCTTTGCACGTCGTTTTGCTTTGCCCGCTCAGCATTGCTTCTTTCATGCGGTAGCCTGTGAGGTCGGTAGAAAATTTCAACAAAGATCTAAGGGGCGAAACAACACATGGGCGAATTCATCTACACGATGAAAAATGTGCGCAAAGCCATCGGTGACAAGGTGATTTTGGACAACGTCACCATGGCCTTTTATCCCGGCGCCAAAATCGGTGTGGTTGGGCCTAACGGTGCTGGTAAGTCTTCGATTCTGAAGATCATGGCCGGCCTGGACCAGCCTTCCAATGGTGAGGCGTTCTTGGACCCCGGTGCCACCGTGGGTATCTTGCTGCAGGAACCGCCGTTGAATGAAGAAAAGACGGTGCGCGAAAACGTTGAGGAAGGCCTCGGCGAGATTTTCGAGAAAAAGCAGCGCTACGAGCAAATCGCAGAGCAAATGGCCACCGATTACTCCGATGAACTCATGGAGGAATTTGGCAAGCTCCAAGAAGACCTCGACCACGCCGATGCTTGGGAGGTTGATTCCAAGATCGAGCAGGCCATGGAAGCGCTTCGCTGCCCGCCGTCTGACGAGCCGGTTACCCACCTCTCCGGTGGTGAGCGCCGCCGCGTGGCCTTGGCCAAGCTGCTGCTTTCCGAACCTGATCTGCTCCTGCTCGACGAGCCCACGAACCACCTGGACGCCGAAAGCGTGCTGTGGCTAGAAAAGCACCTTGCCGATTACAAGGGCGCTGTGCTCGCTGTGACCCACGATCGTTACTTCCTGGATCACGTCGCTGGCTGGATCTGTGAGGTAGACCGCGGCAAGTTGTATCCCTATGAGGGCAACTACTCCACCTACTTGGAAAAGAAGGCTGAGCGCCTTGAGGTGGCTGGCAAGAAGGATCAGAAGCTTCAAAAGCGCCTGAAAGATGAGCTGGCTTGGGTTCGTTCTGGTGCCAAGGCTCGCCAGGCCAAGAACAAAGCCCGTCTGGCTCGCTATGAGGAGATGGCTGCCGAGGCCGAGCAGTATAAGAAGCTCGACTTTGAAGAAATCCAGATCCCAACCCCACCGCGCCTGGGTAACCAGGTGGTTGAGGTGCAAAACCTGACCAAGGGCTTCGATGGCCGTACCTTGATCAAAGACCTCAGCTTCACGTTGCCGCGCAACGGCATCGTCGGTGTGATTGGCCCGAATGGTGTGGGTAAGTCCACGCTGTTTAAGACGATTGTGGGCTTGGAAGAGCCTGATGCAGGTGAGGTCAAGGTTGGTCAAACCGTCAAGCTGTCCTATGTGGACCAGGGTCGTGAGAATATCGATCCCGAAAAGACGGTGTGGGAGGTTGTATCCGATGGCCTCGACTTCATCCACGTCGGCCAAAACGAGATGCCTTCTCGTGCCTACCTCTCGGCCTTCGGCTTTAAAGGCCCTGATCAGCAGAAGCCTTCGAAGGTGCTCTCCGGTGGTGAGCGCAACCGCCTGAACTTGGCGCTGACCCTGAAGCAGGGCGGCAACCTGATCCTGCTTGACGAGCCCACCAACGACCTCGACGTTGAAACCTTGGGCTCGCTGGAAAACGCCTTGCAGAAGTTCCCCGGCTGCGCCGTGGTCATTTCCCACGACCGCTGGTTCCTCGACCGCACCTGTACCCACATCCTTGCCTGGGAAGGCAATGTGGCAGAAGGGCAGTGGTTCTGGTTCGAAGGCAACTTCGAAGATTATGAAAAGAACAAGGTCGAGCGCCTTGGTGCTGAGGCCGCACGCCCAAGCCGCGTGACGCACCGCAAGCTCAGCCGCTAAGCCTTGGCTTGCAACCCCTCCCGCAATATTGCCTCGGGAGGGGTTGTGGCATTTGTGCGCCAGGTGCCACCGCCAACCATGCGTACTTTTGTTGCAAAAAGTAATTTTCGCGCTATGGTGGTGTAGTTCACCTTGGTGGAACACTATTGCTCGTATATGACAAGGAACTTGTTCTCCGTATGTCTTCTTCTGATTACGCCACTGTTCACGAAAGCCTGATCCCCTTGCGTTGGGGTGATTTTGATCGCTATGGGCACGTCAATAACGCCGCCTATATCGAACTTGCCCAAGAGGCGCGGCTGCGCTGGGCGCACGATGAATTCGGGGCCGAAGGCTATGACATTCCGCCGGTATTCGTGCGAAAAATCGAAGTGGATTACTTACGCCCCATGATGCCCTCTACCGACAACGTGCGCGTTGAAACGGTCGTCACCGATATTGGGCGCTCCTCATTTACCACCCGCCAAACCCTCCACGACGCCGAAGGGCATGTGTGCGCCACCGTGCACACCGTGCAGGTGGCGATCGATCTGCCCACGTCTCGGCCAAGGCAAATTACCGAGAAAGAAATGAAGGTGCTCACCCGCGGACATTCCTCCTAAGATTGCAGGAATGTTAGAAGGTCAGCATCGCCCCACCGTGCCAAGCGGAAACTTCTCCGCCCTGCTTCACCGCGCCCAACGCCTCGATGCGCAATCGCTGCTGCGGATCCGCGAGCGTGAGGATCGCCCGGCCCAGGCCTTTCTCACCACCCCCTTCGAGGCGCTTCTAGCAATCGATGTGCCCCCAGCTTTGCCGCTTGAGCAAGGCGTCATTGGTGTTGGTGATCTTCTTGCAGGCCGCCTGGTACAAAGGCAGGCTCAGTGGCCAGGTGCGTTGCCGCCTAGCGAAGGTTTTTCTTTGCTCGACGAGGTCCCTGGGGAAGTGGTGGCGCAGTTGGCCGAAGATGGGCGCACCTTGGCGCGAGCGCATAGCGGCCCGCTTGGGGTGCCGCCGAGCCTTCTAGATCAAACGGTGCTCAATGTTGAAGGCCGTGAGGTGCCAATGCGGGTGATTTTTGCCTGCGATGTCTACGGGCTAATCCCGCCTGCTGCTTCTAGCGCCCCGCGTCAGGTGCGCGTGAGCGCTGCTGGGCGTTGGTTGCGCGTGGATACGGTGGTGGCAAGCGCATACTTTTCGCGGGGGCTCCCCCTCTTGTAGTTCCCTGGTTCACATGATTCAATGACGGTGTTCTGTATCACTTTGCGTCGCACCCAGGGCGCACACAAACAATGGAGACACCATGCGAATCGGAATCCCCAAAGAAGTCATGAACCGAGAAGGCCGCGTTGCCTTAGGTCCCCTCGGAGTCCAAGCGCTTGTCAACGACGGCCACGAAGTGCTCGTCCAGCGCGGCGCCGGCGCAGGCGCTGCCATGCCCGATGAAGAATTCCAGGCCGCCGGAGCCCAGCTTGTCGACGTCGCCGATGCATGGGATGCCGAGCTCGTTCTCAAAGTCAAAGAACCCCAGCCCGAAGAGTTCGATTACCTGCGTGATCAAATCCTGTTCACCTACCTCCACCTCGCAGCATGCCCCGATGTGGCCGAAGCCCTCCTCAACGCCGGCACCACCTCAGTGGCATACGAAACCGTCACCGACGCCCAAGGCGGATTGCCACTGCTTGCGCCCATGAGCCAAGTAGCCGGCAGGCTCGCCACCATCGAAGGTGCTCACCACCTGCTCAGCCCCCAAGGTGGGCGAGGTGTGCTGCTCTCCGGCGTGCCCGGCACCAGCCCCGCCAAGGTAGTAGTAATCGGCGGCGGCCAAGTCGGAGCCAGCGCCGTTGCCGTGGCCCACGGCCTCAGAGCCCAAGTGACCGTCCTCGACGTCAATGCACGCACGCTTGCACACTTCGACGACCTCTACCACGGCCAAGTGCGCACCATCGTCTCCGATCCCGCCTCCATCCGCCAAGAGCTTCTCGACGCCGACCTCGTCATCGGCGCCGTCCTCGTCGCCGGAGCCAAAGCCCCCGTGCTCGTGCCAGACAGCCTCGTCGCCGACATGAAACCCGGCAGCGTCCTTGTCGACGTCGCCATCGACCAAGGCGGCTGCTTCGAATCCTCCCGCAAAACCAGCCACGAAGCGCCCACCTTCCAAGTGGCCAACTCCCTGATGTACTGCGTGCCCAACATGCCAGGCGCAGTCGCCAACACCTCCACCCGAGCCCTATCATCTGCCACCCTGCCCTACGTGCGCGCCATCGCCGCCGGGGGAGTAGACCAAGCATTCGAGCGCTTCCCGGGGCTTAAAGATGGGTTAATGACGCGCCACGGCCAGCTCCTCAACGAAACGGTCGCCGCCGCCCTCTCCTAACTTTTGCCCAAAGTTAGGAGGGAGACGCCTGCTGCCAACAGCAGCAGGCCCAACACCTGCACCCCAGTTACCCGCGCGCCGCGAACCCAATCGACGACCACACTGGCCGCCATCATGCCGCCTAATGCGGCCATGACGGTAAGCCCGGTGCCGATTTGCGGCGCTAAAAGGGCATTGGCGGAAACAAAACTTGCGCCGCAAATTCCACCGATCCACATCCACCACGGCCCTTTGAGCCGAGTTATCCACAGATTTGGGCGCCAGCGCGGCCAGCAGTTGACAAGCACCAGTGTTGCTGTTCCCACCACAAAGGAGACAAGGGCTGCCGATAGCGCAGAACCTAGGCCTCGGCCGAGCTGGCCATTAATTGCAGACTGCGTAGCAAGGCACATGCCAAAACCTACTCCGGCGAGCTGGAGGGGGAGGTGGTGGTGCGTATTGCTGACGTTGGGGCGCCATACGCAGGCGA
This window of the Corynebacterium pseudopelargi genome carries:
- the ettA gene encoding energy-dependent translational throttle protein EttA, whose translation is MGEFIYTMKNVRKAIGDKVILDNVTMAFYPGAKIGVVGPNGAGKSSILKIMAGLDQPSNGEAFLDPGATVGILLQEPPLNEEKTVRENVEEGLGEIFEKKQRYEQIAEQMATDYSDELMEEFGKLQEDLDHADAWEVDSKIEQAMEALRCPPSDEPVTHLSGGERRRVALAKLLLSEPDLLLLDEPTNHLDAESVLWLEKHLADYKGAVLAVTHDRYFLDHVAGWICEVDRGKLYPYEGNYSTYLEKKAERLEVAGKKDQKLQKRLKDELAWVRSGAKARQAKNKARLARYEEMAAEAEQYKKLDFEEIQIPTPPRLGNQVVEVQNLTKGFDGRTLIKDLSFTLPRNGIVGVIGPNGVGKSTLFKTIVGLEEPDAGEVKVGQTVKLSYVDQGRENIDPEKTVWEVVSDGLDFIHVGQNEMPSRAYLSAFGFKGPDQQKPSKVLSGGERNRLNLALTLKQGGNLILLDEPTNDLDVETLGSLENALQKFPGCAVVISHDRWFLDRTCTHILAWEGNVAEGQWFWFEGNFEDYEKNKVERLGAEAARPSRVTHRKLSR
- a CDS encoding single-stranded DNA-binding protein; amino-acid sequence: MHTQTTIIGNLVDDPTYVRFDNSDEDPGHKVSMRVAASRRRLRQVNGKEEWQDADQLFISVECWGELALNVKRSLRKGHPVVCLGHLITQSWGEGEGRRSAIVLRANHVAFELSRYLVGSKRTDAQEHVPDKDLTFADVAEPDRVIESNRKQELAAAPF
- a CDS encoding DMT family transporter; this encodes MLIAIGILAGAIVPIQTIANTRLSRSTGTALSASLLSFSVGSIALLAITTLTGTLPHLDQILAQPSWTLIGGALGVIALSGNIVLYPKLGAIQTVVLPICGQIIAGLLIDSFGLFNAPLIPPNFLRILGAVVVLGGVIACVWRPNVSNTHHHLPLQLAGVGFGMCLATQSAINGQLGRGLGSALSAALVSFVVGTATLVLVNCWPRWRPNLWITRLKGPWWMWIGGICGASFVSANALLAPQIGTGLTVMAALGGMMAASVVVDWVRGARVTGVQVLGLLLLAAGVSLLTLGKS
- a CDS encoding acyl-CoA thioesterase, with protein sequence MSSSDYATVHESLIPLRWGDFDRYGHVNNAAYIELAQEARLRWAHDEFGAEGYDIPPVFVRKIEVDYLRPMMPSTDNVRVETVVTDIGRSSFTTRQTLHDAEGHVCATVHTVQVAIDLPTSRPRQITEKEMKVLTRGHSS
- the ald gene encoding alanine dehydrogenase, translated to MRIGIPKEVMNREGRVALGPLGVQALVNDGHEVLVQRGAGAGAAMPDEEFQAAGAQLVDVADAWDAELVLKVKEPQPEEFDYLRDQILFTYLHLAACPDVAEALLNAGTTSVAYETVTDAQGGLPLLAPMSQVAGRLATIEGAHHLLSPQGGRGVLLSGVPGTSPAKVVVIGGGQVGASAVAVAHGLRAQVTVLDVNARTLAHFDDLYHGQVRTIVSDPASIRQELLDADLVIGAVLVAGAKAPVLVPDSLVADMKPGSVLVDVAIDQGGCFESSRKTSHEAPTFQVANSLMYCVPNMPGAVANTSTRALSSATLPYVRAIAAGGVDQAFERFPGLKDGLMTRHGQLLNETVAAALS